A genomic segment from Aegilops tauschii subsp. strangulata cultivar AL8/78 chromosome 1, Aet v6.0, whole genome shotgun sequence encodes:
- the LOC109761931 gene encoding histone H4 has product MSGRGKGGKGLGKGGAKRHRKVLRDNIQGITKPAIRRLARRGGVKRISGLIYEETRGVLKIFLENVIRDAVTYTEHARRKTVTAMDVVYALKRQGRTLYGFGG; this is encoded by the coding sequence ATGTCCGGGCGCGGCAAGGGAGGCAAGGGGCTCGGCAAGGGCGGCGCCAAGCGCCACAGGAAGGTGCTGCGCGACAACATCCAgggcatcaccaagccggcgatCCGGAGGCTCGCTCGGAGGGGCGGCGTGAAGCGCATCTCGGGGCTCATCtacgaggagacccgcggcgtGCTCAAGATCTTCCTCGAGAACGTCATCCGCGACGCCGTCACCTACACCGAGCACGCCCGCCGCAAGACCGTCACCGCCATGGACGTCGTCTACGCCCTCAAGCGCCAGGGCCGCACCCTCTACGGCTTCGGCGGCTAG